Proteins encoded in a region of the Globicephala melas chromosome 1, mGloMel1.2, whole genome shotgun sequence genome:
- the DUSP23 gene encoding dual specificity protein phosphatase 23, translating to MGVQPPNFSWVLPGRLAGLALPRLPAHYQFLLDQGVRHLVSLTERGPPHSDSCPGLTLHRLRIPDFCSPGPEQIDRFVKIVDEANARGEAVGVHCALGFGRTGTMLACYLVKERGLAAGDAIAEIRRLRPGSIETYEQEKAVFQFYQRRK from the exons ATGGGCGTGCAGCCCCCCAACTTCTCGTGGGTGCTCCCCGGCCGGCTGGCGGGGTTGGCCCTGCCCCGGCTCCCCGCCCACTACCAGTTCCTGCTGGACCAGGGTGTGCGGCACCTGGTGTCACTGACGGAGCGCGGGCCGCCGCACAGCGACAGCTGCCCCGGCCTCACCCTGCACCGACTGCGCATCCCAGACTTCTGCTCGCCGGGCCCAGAGCAGATCGACCGCTTCGTGAAGATTGTCGACGAGGCCAACGCCAGGGGAGAG GCGGTGGGAGTGCACTGTGCCCTGGGCTTTGGCCGCACGGGTACCATGCTGGCTTGTTACCTGGTGAAGGAGCGGGGCCTGGCTGCAGGGGACGCCATCGCTGAGATCCGGCGCCTTCGACCCGGCTCCATCGAGACGTATGAGCAAGAGAAGGCGGTCTTCCAGTTCTACCAGCGAAGGAAATAA